A single region of the Massilia sp. erpn genome encodes:
- a CDS encoding ABC-type transport auxiliary lipoprotein family protein, whose product MHTRLLPLLACAAILSGCAGSKAVHPTAFDFGPLPAASGAPAAPALPALVVADISGPASLDSQRMQYRLLYDDAQQPRPYAYNSWSVTPLQLMTQRVRARIAQSGVKVLGTQDAASGLPLLRIEADEFSQNFSSPQQSTASISLRASLFRAHRLVDQRTFSRSTPAPSADAPGGAQALAGGTDAIAADILAWLATLPQQ is encoded by the coding sequence ATGCATACACGCCTGCTCCCGCTTCTGGCCTGCGCCGCCATCCTGTCCGGCTGCGCCGGCAGCAAGGCCGTTCATCCGACCGCCTTCGACTTCGGTCCACTACCGGCCGCCTCTGGCGCGCCCGCCGCGCCAGCCTTGCCGGCGCTGGTGGTGGCCGACATTTCCGGTCCCGCTTCGCTGGACAGCCAGCGCATGCAATACCGCCTGCTGTATGACGATGCCCAGCAGCCGCGTCCCTATGCCTACAACAGCTGGAGCGTGACACCCCTGCAATTGATGACGCAGCGCGTGAGGGCACGCATCGCGCAATCCGGCGTCAAGGTGCTGGGTACGCAGGACGCGGCGTCCGGACTACCACTGCTGCGCATCGAAGCCGACGAGTTCTCGCAGAACTTCAGCAGCCCGCAACAAAGCACGGCCAGCATCTCGCTGCGCGCCTCGCTGTTCCGCGCCCACCGCCTGGTGGACCAGCGCACCTTCAGCCGCAGCACGCCGGCACCGAGCGCCGATGCGCCGGGCGGGGCGCAGGCGCTGGCCGGCGGCACCGACGCCATCGCCGCCGACATCCTGGCCTGGCTCGCCACGCTTCCGCAGCAGTAA
- a CDS encoding aldo/keto reductase family oxidoreductase, whose amino-acid sequence MAQALAPSIQTSSNGPQLSRIVAGMWRMNEWNMTAQQRLAFIEECLALGVSSFDHADIYGSYGVEQLFGEALALKPELRQRIQLVSKCGIKLLSERRPAHSIQHYDTSPAHILASVDNSLRALQTDHLDLLLIHRPDPLMDYDEVARTFERLRQDGKVRHFGVSNFSRHQFEMLHRRIALATNQIEFSPLHVAPLFDETLDGLHDQGIAPMVWSPLGGGRLFSASDAQSERLRLVIKDIADQLQRPFASIVFAWIMQHPSRPLPLTGSGRIEALQVAVEATQFSLSRAQWFEILRAARGHEVA is encoded by the coding sequence ATGGCACAGGCACTCGCACCTTCGATCCAGACCAGCAGCAACGGCCCGCAGTTATCGCGGATCGTGGCCGGCATGTGGCGCATGAACGAATGGAATATGACGGCGCAGCAGCGCCTGGCCTTTATCGAGGAATGCCTGGCGCTGGGCGTGAGCAGCTTCGACCATGCGGACATCTATGGCAGCTATGGCGTGGAGCAGCTGTTCGGCGAAGCGCTGGCCCTGAAGCCTGAGCTGCGCCAGCGCATCCAGCTGGTCAGCAAATGCGGCATCAAGCTGCTGTCGGAACGGCGTCCGGCGCACAGCATCCAGCATTACGACACCAGCCCGGCGCATATTCTCGCCTCGGTGGACAACTCGCTGCGGGCCTTGCAGACCGATCACCTGGATCTGCTGCTGATTCACCGTCCCGACCCGCTGATGGATTACGACGAGGTGGCGCGCACCTTCGAGCGCCTGCGGCAGGACGGCAAGGTGCGGCACTTTGGTGTCTCCAACTTCAGCCGCCACCAGTTCGAGATGCTGCACCGGCGCATTGCGCTGGCCACCAACCAGATCGAATTCTCGCCGCTGCACGTGGCGCCCCTGTTCGACGAAACGCTCGACGGCTTGCACGACCAGGGGATCGCGCCGATGGTCTGGTCGCCCTTGGGCGGTGGCCGCCTGTTCAGCGCCAGCGATGCGCAAAGCGAACGCCTGCGCCTGGTGATCAAGGACATCGCCGATCAGTTGCAGCGGCCCTTCGCCAGCATCGTCTTCGCCTGGATCATGCAGCATCCCAGCCGCCCGCTACCCCTGACCGGCAGCGGCCGCATCGAGGCCCTGCAAGTGGCCGTCGAAGCCACCCAGTTCAGCCTGAGCCGCGCCCAGTGGTTTGAAATCCTGCGCGCCGCCCGCGGCCACGAAGTCGCCTGA
- a CDS encoding CAP domain-containing protein: MRPLRLRPAPSAALLFAALLTACGGGGGGSTSGMAPAPTPTVVMPPGAPALSGNTALDGFNWFNYRRGQIGLSVLARNGNIDAAAQGHSNYQFLNSTVSHEQTMGLPGFTGATLRDRLAAAGYVLPGTGFAYAEVISAASDRSGFYHAEELIAAIYHRFVIFEPVFREMGTGAASGNNNYTYFTADFTTISGYGAGLGRNGLTMYPASAQTMVPLNFMSDSESPDPVPNLNEVGYPVSVHTDLDNLLTVQNFSIRARGGSDLAVRLMLPSSDAHTPKSAAAIIPLAPLRSNTIYDVSFQGTVGGLAVSRNWSFTTR; this comes from the coding sequence ATGCGCCCTCTTCGACTCCGGCCCGCGCCGTCTGCCGCCTTGCTGTTCGCCGCCCTGCTGACGGCCTGCGGCGGAGGCGGAGGCGGCAGCACGAGCGGGATGGCGCCGGCGCCCACGCCGACGGTGGTGATGCCGCCAGGCGCGCCTGCGCTGAGCGGCAATACGGCGCTGGACGGCTTCAACTGGTTCAATTACCGGCGCGGCCAGATCGGCCTGTCGGTGCTGGCGCGCAATGGCAACATCGATGCGGCGGCGCAAGGGCATTCGAATTATCAATTCCTGAACAGTACCGTTTCGCATGAGCAAACCATGGGCCTGCCCGGCTTTACCGGCGCAACGCTGCGCGACCGCCTGGCAGCGGCCGGCTATGTTCTGCCGGGTACCGGCTTTGCGTATGCCGAGGTGATTTCGGCCGCGTCCGACCGTTCCGGCTTTTATCATGCAGAGGAGCTGATCGCCGCCATCTATCACCGCTTCGTGATTTTCGAGCCGGTGTTCCGCGAGATGGGCACGGGGGCGGCCAGCGGCAATAACAACTACACGTATTTCACGGCCGATTTCACCACCATCAGCGGTTATGGCGCGGGCCTGGGCCGCAATGGTCTGACCATGTATCCAGCCAGCGCCCAGACCATGGTTCCGCTCAATTTCATGAGCGATAGCGAATCGCCCGACCCCGTCCCGAATCTGAACGAGGTCGGTTATCCGGTCAGCGTGCATACCGATCTGGATAATCTGCTGACGGTGCAGAATTTCAGCATCCGCGCGCGCGGCGGCAGCGATCTGGCGGTACGCCTGATGTTGCCGTCCAGCGACGCGCATACGCCAAAATCGGCGGCCGCCATCATTCCTTTGGCCCCGCTGCGCAGCAATACCATTTACGATGTCAGCTTCCAAGGCACGGTGGGCGGCCTGGCCGTCAGCCGCAACTGGTCCTTTACTACCCGCTGA
- a CDS encoding MlaD family protein, which produces MENKSHALMTGFFTLALLTAAVLFGIWFNRDRIERNPYLLATTLSIPGLNPQAAVRYRGLEVGKVDDIDFDPNNAGQIIVHLSVDPETPITRTTYATLGYQGVTGIAYIQLDDESVGSPRLGTSKANPSRIPLQPGLFDQLEKRGKAILSQSEEAAAKLNTLLSPENQKTILAAFADVSATAKSYRDLSQQLAPTVDKLPALADQAHSTLASVNRLATDVSKLTTSLQGPDGAITRITGTVDRVGNSLDAVTSGIELEALPGITGLTDETRSSMRAVRRTMNTLNDRPQSILFGAPGTPPGPGEDGFVAPKK; this is translated from the coding sequence ATGGAAAACAAATCGCACGCTTTAATGACAGGCTTCTTCACCCTCGCCCTGCTGACGGCGGCGGTCCTGTTCGGCATCTGGTTCAACCGCGACCGCATCGAACGCAATCCCTATCTGCTGGCGACCACGCTTTCGATCCCCGGCCTGAACCCGCAGGCGGCGGTGCGCTACCGCGGCCTGGAAGTGGGCAAGGTGGACGATATCGACTTCGATCCAAACAATGCCGGCCAGATCATCGTGCACCTGAGCGTGGACCCGGAAACGCCGATCACCCGCACCACCTATGCCACCCTGGGCTACCAGGGCGTGACCGGCATCGCCTATATCCAGCTCGATGACGAATCGGTCGGCTCGCCGCGCCTGGGCACCAGCAAGGCCAATCCCAGCCGCATTCCACTGCAGCCAGGCCTGTTCGACCAGCTGGAAAAGCGCGGCAAAGCCATCCTCTCGCAATCGGAAGAGGCGGCGGCCAAGCTGAATACCCTGCTCAGCCCCGAAAACCAGAAAACCATCCTGGCCGCTTTCGCCGACGTCAGCGCCACCGCCAAGTCCTACCGCGACCTGTCGCAACAGCTGGCGCCCACCGTCGACAAGCTGCCGGCGCTGGCTGACCAGGCACACAGCACGCTGGCCTCGGTGAACCGCCTGGCCACCGATGTGAGCAAGCTGACCACCAGCCTGCAAGGGCCGGACGGCGCGATCACCCGCATCACCGGCACGGTGGACCGCGTCGGCAATTCACTCGATGCCGTCACCAGCGGCATCGAGCTGGAAGCCCTGCCCGGCATCACCGGCCTGACCGACGAAACGCGCTCCTCGATGCGCGCCGTGCGCCGTACCATGAACACCCTGAACGACCGCCCGCAAAGCATCTTGTTCGGCGCGCCCGGCACCCCGCCCGGCCCCGGCGAAGACGGCTTCGTGGCGCCGAAAAAATGA
- a CDS encoding ferredoxin: MSDTSYYKHHVFFCLNTRDDGRPCCTDHNAEAAQQYAKKRCKELGINGEGKVRINKAGCLDRCEEGPVLVVYPEGTWYTFVDNSDIDEIIESHLVGGKVVERLKI; encoded by the coding sequence ATGAGCGACACCTCTTACTATAAACACCACGTCTTCTTTTGCCTGAACACGCGCGACGATGGCCGCCCCTGCTGCACCGACCACAATGCGGAAGCTGCCCAGCAATACGCCAAGAAGCGCTGCAAGGAACTGGGCATCAACGGCGAGGGCAAGGTCCGCATCAACAAGGCCGGCTGCCTGGACCGCTGCGAGGAAGGCCCGGTGCTGGTGGTCTACCCCGAAGGCACCTGGTATACCTTTGTCGACAATAGCGATATCGATGAAATCATCGAGAGCCACCTGGTTGGCGGCAAGGTCGTGGAACGTTTGAAGATTTAA
- a CDS encoding MlaE family ABC transporter permease, which translates to MPIAQEPILTLSPGGASGRTVTADGVWQVHALAQGKRMRNISSKLDQLRGDASLHWDLSGIGSMDHIGAQVFWSAWGNKRPASLKLAEGQDEFFKRLESTGPLELPRERRTHLGWIQTLGFGMLDFFAHLRGFVRLIGQVTLDLGRFARHPIRGPWREISANIFHAGFQALAITALVGFLIGVVLSYLSAQQLRTFGGDIYLVNLLGMSVIRELGPLLAAILVAGRSGSSITAQLGVMRVTEELDAMLVMGISHGFRLILPKVVALAISMPLLVIWTDCAALIGGMVSAKIELNLSARYFIQKLPDAVPLANYLIGLGKGAVFGVLIALVSCHFGLRIKPNTESLGRGTTTSVVTAITVVILADAVFAIVFNGVGY; encoded by the coding sequence ATGCCCATTGCACAAGAGCCAATATTGACCCTCAGCCCCGGCGGCGCGTCGGGACGAACCGTGACAGCCGACGGCGTATGGCAGGTGCACGCGCTGGCCCAGGGCAAGCGCATGCGCAACATCAGCAGCAAGCTGGATCAGCTGCGCGGCGACGCCAGCCTGCACTGGGATCTGAGCGGCATCGGTAGCATGGACCATATCGGCGCCCAGGTTTTCTGGAGTGCTTGGGGGAATAAACGCCCCGCATCCCTAAAACTGGCAGAGGGCCAGGACGAATTTTTCAAGCGCCTGGAGAGTACCGGCCCGCTGGAACTGCCGCGCGAGCGCCGCACGCACCTGGGCTGGATACAGACGCTGGGCTTCGGCATGCTCGATTTCTTCGCGCATCTACGCGGCTTTGTGCGCCTGATCGGCCAGGTGACGCTGGATCTGGGCCGCTTTGCGCGCCATCCGATCCGCGGTCCCTGGCGCGAAATCTCGGCGAATATTTTCCATGCCGGTTTCCAGGCACTGGCCATCACGGCCCTGGTCGGCTTTTTGATCGGCGTGGTGCTCTCTTATCTGTCGGCCCAGCAGCTGCGCACTTTCGGCGGCGACATCTATCTGGTGAACCTGCTGGGCATGAGCGTGATCCGCGAACTGGGGCCGCTGCTGGCGGCGATCCTGGTGGCGGGCCGCTCCGGCTCCTCGATTACGGCGCAGCTGGGCGTAATGCGCGTGACGGAGGAATTGGACGCCATGCTGGTGATGGGCATCTCGCACGGCTTCCGCCTGATCCTGCCAAAAGTGGTAGCGCTGGCGATTTCGATGCCGCTGCTGGTGATCTGGACCGATTGCGCGGCGCTGATCGGCGGCATGGTCTCGGCCAAGATTGAGCTGAACCTGTCGGCGCGCTATTTCATCCAGAAACTGCCGGATGCGGTGCCGCTGGCGAACTATCTGATTGGCCTGGGCAAAGGCGCGGTCTTCGGCGTGCTGATCGCGCTGGTATCCTGCCACTTCGGCCTGCGCATCAAGCCGAATACGGAAAGCCTGGGACGCGGCACCACGACCTCGGTGGTGACGGCGATTACCGTGGTGATCCTGGCCGACGCGGTGTTCGCCATCGTCTTCAATGGAGTGGGTTACTGA
- a CDS encoding alpha/beta hydrolase — protein MNKNSEKFTLAGGAGQMEGLLDWPAGTPRGIALVAHPHPLYGGTMDNKVAQTLARTFVALGYVAARINFRGVGASEGVHDHGHGETDDMEILYHHMRERFPDLPVALSGFSFGTFVQSKLQERLSAAGTPAERLVLVGSAAGKWQLADVPADTILIHGEHDDTITLQAVLDWARPQDIPVIVIPGADHFFHRKLGHIKNWVIALWQGQKDTAEAD, from the coding sequence CTGAACAAGAACTCGGAAAAATTTACCCTGGCCGGCGGTGCCGGCCAGATGGAAGGCTTGCTGGACTGGCCGGCCGGCACACCGCGCGGCATCGCGCTGGTGGCCCACCCGCATCCGCTGTATGGCGGCACCATGGACAACAAGGTCGCCCAGACCCTGGCCCGCACCTTCGTGGCGCTGGGCTATGTGGCGGCGCGCATCAACTTCCGCGGCGTGGGCGCCTCGGAGGGCGTGCATGACCACGGCCACGGCGAAACCGACGATATGGAAATCCTCTACCACCATATGCGCGAACGCTTCCCGGACCTGCCGGTGGCGCTGTCGGGCTTCTCCTTCGGCACCTTCGTGCAATCGAAACTGCAGGAGCGCCTGAGCGCCGCCGGCACGCCGGCCGAGCGCCTGGTGCTGGTCGGCAGCGCCGCCGGCAAGTGGCAGCTGGCCGATGTGCCGGCCGACACCATCCTGATCCACGGCGAGCATGACGACACCATCACCCTGCAGGCGGTGCTGGACTGGGCGCGTCCGCAGGACATTCCCGTGATCGTGATTCCAGGCGCAGACCACTTCTTCCACCGCAAGCTGGGCCACATCAAGAATTGGGTGATCGCCCTGTGGCAGGGCCAAAAGGACACCGCCGAGGCCGATTAA
- a CDS encoding D-alanyl-D-alanine carboxypeptidase family protein, which produces MKKFLAALATSVLFFSAATAQSLPPPTIAAKSWLLLDATSGQIIASQDPNARVEPASLTKIMTAYVTFGALRDKKLDLNQKVNVSVRAWKVDSSSSKMFIDPATPVSISDLLHGLMVQSGNDAAVALAEAVAGDEGTFVTLMNREAQRMGLTNTRFANPHGLPSPENYTTAQDLSVLAKHVIQDFPEFYKIDSVKSFTYNKITQPNRNRLLWLDPTVDGMKTGHTEAAGYCMVASARRPNGANERRLITVVMGTTSDQARTQESQKLLNWGFQNFDTVKLYSKGQAVDTPEIWKGSKSTLKIGFKQDVLVTVPKGVAAKMKPVLERKDPLVAPVAENARVGSLKMMVDGKPLLELPVVALETVNQASIFGRAWDSIRLWLK; this is translated from the coding sequence ATGAAAAAATTCCTCGCGGCACTGGCCACCAGTGTGCTGTTCTTCTCCGCCGCCACGGCGCAATCCTTGCCTCCACCGACCATCGCCGCCAAATCCTGGCTGCTGCTGGACGCCACCAGCGGCCAGATCATCGCTTCGCAAGACCCGAATGCGCGCGTCGAACCGGCCTCGCTGACGAAGATCATGACGGCCTACGTCACCTTCGGCGCGCTGCGCGACAAGAAGCTGGACCTGAACCAGAAGGTCAATGTGTCGGTGCGCGCCTGGAAAGTCGACTCCAGCAGCTCCAAGATGTTCATCGACCCGGCCACCCCGGTCTCGATCAGCGACCTGCTGCACGGCCTGATGGTGCAATCCGGTAACGACGCCGCCGTCGCCCTGGCCGAAGCCGTGGCCGGCGACGAAGGTACCTTCGTCACCCTGATGAACCGCGAAGCCCAGCGCATGGGCCTGACCAATACCCGCTTTGCCAATCCGCACGGCCTGCCCAGCCCGGAAAACTACACCACCGCGCAAGACCTGTCGGTACTGGCCAAGCATGTGATCCAGGACTTCCCCGAGTTCTACAAGATCGACTCGGTGAAAAGCTTCACCTACAACAAGATCACCCAGCCTAACCGCAACCGCCTGCTGTGGCTCGACCCGACCGTGGACGGCATGAAGACCGGCCACACCGAAGCGGCCGGCTACTGCATGGTGGCCTCGGCGCGCCGTCCGAATGGCGCCAATGAGCGCCGCCTGATCACCGTGGTGATGGGCACCACCTCCGACCAGGCGCGCACCCAGGAAAGCCAGAAGCTGCTGAACTGGGGCTTCCAGAACTTCGACACCGTGAAGCTGTACTCCAAGGGCCAGGCCGTGGATACGCCGGAAATCTGGAAAGGCTCGAAGAGCACCCTGAAGATCGGCTTCAAGCAGGACGTGCTGGTCACCGTGCCGAAGGGCGTGGCCGCCAAGATGAAACCGGTGCTGGAGCGCAAAGACCCGCTGGTGGCCCCGGTGGCGGAAAACGCCCGCGTCGGCTCGCTGAAGATGATGGTCGACGGCAAACCGCTGCTGGAACTGCCGGTGGTAGCGCTGGAAACCGTGAACCAGGCATCGATCTTTGGCCGCGCATGGGACTCGATCCGTCTCTGGCTGAAATAA
- a CDS encoding VanZ family protein, translating to MTETTVAPRKGSPVARASLLAYLFLIVYASWFPFSGWHNQGLSPLIFLESTSMPRYWTMFDAVINVVGYIPFGVLLVYAMYPRLRGVWAFLLAAVCGCLVSGLMEGVQTYLPSRVSSNLDFYTNAAGCAFGALFGVLTARKLLEGSPLYRLRQSWFAPHASQGLVLLGLWPLAQIYPQSFLFGHGQLLPILSEWLSELLEMDVDLTAYVRQDLELTVEQYWLSETIVTACGMTGAALTLLCMLRKPAPRPLLIIGLLAAALLVKSLATALLFSPENAFVWVTPGAQGGFLIGAIMLAGLAFAPHLAQRRLAAATLLLSLVMINTTPVNPYFAVTLQTWVQGKFLNFNGAAQFLSLLWPFFALWFLWLPSHKLNKP from the coding sequence ATGACCGAGACCACCGTCGCGCCGCGCAAAGGCTCGCCGGTAGCGCGCGCGTCGCTGCTGGCCTATCTGTTCCTGATCGTCTATGCCAGCTGGTTCCCCTTCTCCGGCTGGCATAACCAGGGGCTGTCGCCGCTGATCTTCCTCGAATCAACGTCGATGCCACGCTACTGGACCATGTTCGACGCGGTGATCAATGTGGTCGGCTATATCCCGTTCGGCGTGCTGCTGGTGTACGCCATGTATCCGCGTTTGCGCGGCGTCTGGGCCTTCCTGCTGGCAGCCGTTTGCGGCTGCCTCGTCTCGGGACTGATGGAAGGCGTGCAGACCTACCTGCCCAGCCGCGTCTCGTCGAACCTGGACTTCTATACCAACGCGGCCGGCTGCGCCTTCGGCGCGCTGTTCGGCGTGCTCACGGCGCGCAAGCTGCTGGAAGGCAGTCCCCTTTACCGCCTGCGCCAAAGCTGGTTCGCGCCGCACGCCAGCCAGGGCCTGGTGCTGCTGGGACTCTGGCCGCTGGCGCAGATCTATCCGCAAAGCTTCCTGTTCGGCCACGGCCAGCTGCTGCCCATCCTATCGGAATGGCTGTCCGAGCTGCTGGAGATGGATGTCGACCTGACCGCCTATGTGCGGCAGGATCTGGAGCTGACAGTGGAACAATACTGGCTGTCCGAAACCATCGTCACCGCCTGCGGCATGACGGGCGCCGCCCTGACCCTGCTTTGCATGCTGCGCAAGCCCGCCCCGCGCCCCCTGCTGATCATCGGCCTGCTCGCGGCCGCCCTGCTGGTGAAATCGCTGGCCACAGCCCTGCTGTTCTCGCCCGAGAATGCCTTCGTCTGGGTCACGCCGGGCGCCCAGGGCGGCTTCCTGATCGGCGCCATCATGCTGGCCGGCCTGGCCTTCGCCCCCCACCTGGCGCAGCGGCGGCTGGCGGCGGCCACGCTGCTGCTCAGCCTCGTCATGATCAACACCACGCCGGTCAATCCCTACTTCGCCGTCACCCTGCAAACCTGGGTGCAGGGCAAGTTCCTCAACTTTAACGGCGCGGCCCAATTCCTGTCCCTGCTCTGGCCCTTCTTTGCATTGTGGTTCCTGTGGCTGCCCTCACATAAACTCAATAAACCCTGA
- a CDS encoding Hpt domain-containing protein, with amino-acid sequence MNDSAPATPRSALDLDDGLQRLMGDHPLLQRLLQRFRHDYRDAAQEAGALLAAGAAEDARRKVHTLKGAAGMVGAHEVHDLARQIEQQLDTPALHRLEDAMRRLLHKLDGVLPPPASDPPLPAPAAADPAAQRALLDRLALLLDEGNGAAIDLLEQSAPSLIAALGIATYQDIAEAAHEFDFELALATLLPLL; translated from the coding sequence ATGAACGATTCCGCTCCCGCGACGCCGCGCTCCGCTCTCGACCTGGATGATGGCCTGCAGCGTCTGATGGGGGATCATCCCTTGCTGCAGCGCCTGCTGCAGCGCTTCCGCCACGACTACCGCGATGCCGCGCAGGAGGCCGGCGCCCTGCTGGCGGCCGGCGCGGCCGAGGATGCACGGCGCAAGGTGCATACCTTAAAGGGGGCGGCCGGCATGGTGGGCGCGCATGAGGTGCATGACCTGGCGCGGCAGATCGAGCAGCAGCTCGACACGCCGGCCTTGCATCGCCTGGAGGATGCCATGCGGCGCCTGCTGCATAAGCTGGATGGCGTCTTGCCGCCGCCGGCCAGCGATCCGCCCCTGCCCGCGCCTGCCGCGGCCGACCCGGCGGCGCAGCGCGCCCTGCTCGATCGGCTGGCCTTGCTGCTGGACGAGGGCAATGGCGCGGCCATCGATTTGCTGGAACAGTCGGCGCCGTCGCTGATCGCCGCGCTGGGCATCGCCACTTATCAGGACATCGCGGAAGCGGCGCACGAATTCGATTTCGAACTGGCGCTGGCGACACTGCTGCCGCTGCTGTAA
- the pssA gene encoding CDP-diacylglycerol--serine O-phosphatidyltransferase, with protein sequence MKTSHHPRLQRAKFALPSSVTLLSIACGFASIVISVDNAHVGYAADYQLSAALLVLAGIFDALDGFVARATGTSSEFGVQLDSIADVMNFGCAPAMLLYCYGFVQIGPADPTLLRAGGIAAFFFVACGALRLARFNVNVGRTDPRYFVGMPITAGAACVAAFVVAWPEPPDDLLHGYAVVLLLFAVGSLMVSTIRFPSSKQKKSTIALVLLAVNVGLLIWLKAYYFVLFFALYIAGTVALNLAWRAGWQRIPPPLTYDD encoded by the coding sequence TTGAAGACCTCGCACCATCCCCGTTTGCAGCGCGCCAAGTTCGCCCTGCCCAGTTCGGTCACCCTGCTCTCGATCGCCTGCGGCTTCGCCAGCATCGTGATCTCGGTCGACAATGCCCACGTCGGCTATGCGGCCGACTACCAGCTGTCGGCCGCGCTGCTGGTCCTGGCCGGCATCTTCGACGCCCTGGACGGCTTTGTCGCGCGCGCCACCGGCACCAGTTCCGAGTTTGGCGTCCAGCTCGACTCCATCGCCGACGTCATGAATTTCGGCTGCGCCCCCGCCATGCTGCTGTACTGCTACGGCTTCGTGCAGATCGGCCCGGCCGATCCCACCCTGCTGCGCGCCGGCGGCATTGCCGCCTTCTTCTTCGTCGCCTGTGGCGCCCTGCGCCTGGCGCGCTTTAATGTGAATGTCGGCCGCACCGACCCGCGCTACTTCGTCGGCATGCCCATTACCGCCGGCGCCGCCTGTGTTGCGGCCTTCGTGGTGGCCTGGCCCGAACCGCCCGACGACCTGCTGCACGGCTACGCCGTGGTGCTGCTGCTGTTTGCGGTGGGCAGCCTGATGGTTTCCACCATCCGCTTCCCCAGCTCCAAGCAAAAGAAAAGCACCATCGCCCTGGTCCTGCTGGCCGTCAATGTGGGGCTGCTGATCTGGCTCAAAGCCTACTACTTCGTCCTCTTCTTCGCCCTCTACATCGCCGGCACGGTAGCGTTGAACCTCGCCTGGCGCGCTGGATGGCAGCGCATCCCCCCGCCCCTCACCTACGACGATTGA
- a CDS encoding ABC transporter ATP-binding protein has product MSETSTEESSCPNGGSQLTLDGSVPVVEITNLQTKFGRTVIHNELNLTIEQGEILSLVGGSGTGKTVLLRQMLGLERPSRGCVRIFGEDISQASAEHLQQLRNHWGMLFQQGALYSALTVFDNIAQPMRELHALAPELIRAAVLLKMNMVGLGPEHANKMPSDLSGGMIKRVALARALALEPQLLFLDEPTAGLDPDLSESFVALIKSLHRELGLTVVMVTHDLDTLFALSTRIAVLAEKHVIAVGPTREVIKFDHPFIKDFFLGDRGKRALEALE; this is encoded by the coding sequence ATGAGTGAAACGTCCACGGAAGAAAGCAGTTGCCCGAACGGCGGCAGCCAGCTGACGCTGGACGGCAGCGTGCCGGTGGTCGAGATCACCAATCTGCAGACCAAATTCGGCCGCACCGTCATCCACAATGAGCTGAACCTGACGATCGAGCAGGGCGAAATCCTGTCGCTGGTGGGCGGCTCCGGCACCGGCAAGACCGTGCTGCTGCGCCAGATGCTGGGACTGGAGCGGCCTTCGCGCGGCTGCGTGCGCATCTTCGGCGAGGATATCTCGCAAGCTTCGGCCGAGCACCTGCAGCAGCTGCGCAATCACTGGGGCATGCTGTTCCAGCAAGGCGCGCTATATTCGGCGCTGACGGTGTTCGACAATATCGCCCAGCCCATGCGCGAGCTGCACGCCCTGGCGCCAGAACTGATACGCGCGGCGGTGCTGCTGAAAATGAATATGGTGGGCCTGGGTCCGGAGCATGCGAACAAGATGCCTTCCGATCTGTCGGGCGGCATGATCAAGCGCGTGGCCCTGGCGCGCGCCCTGGCGCTGGAGCCGCAGCTGCTGTTCCTGGACGAGCCGACGGCCGGCCTCGATCCCGACCTGTCGGAAAGCTTCGTGGCCCTGATCAAGTCCCTGCACCGCGAGCTGGGACTGACGGTGGTGATGGTGACGCACGATCTGGATACGCTGTTCGCCCTCTCCACCCGCATCGCGGTGCTGGCGGAAAAGCATGTGATCGCGGTGGGTCCGACGCGCGAGGTGATCAAGTTCGACCACCCGTTTATCAAGGATTTTTTCCTGGGCGACCGCGGCAAGCGCGCCCTGGAAGCGCTGGAATAG